A genomic region of Terriglobales bacterium contains the following coding sequences:
- a CDS encoding RHS repeat-associated core domain-containing protein, whose amino-acid sequence MTKGLVSWDILKVNSADVVTDARGNIKEESDYYPFGGERVITDLGIGNNYKFTGKERDAETQLDYFGARYYGNAIGRFITPDPLGGHYEDPQTLNKYAYVRNNPTTLTDPTGLDIWLQGCGKDSSTCQKNYVGTTDDKGNFTRTHLTGDQTGDATLGTHGITVTQNGKKYEGVWDTNKGENGTVTVAGEGALKGYNADVNGNCGGTCVASGAIKSTDPNAGNITKALFGVLDAKGSGYVKNAGTDGMNFFHPGATNFRGHSNGD is encoded by the coding sequence TTGACGAAGGGTCTGGTTTCGTGGGATATATTGAAAGTCAATTCGGCCGATGTAGTGACCGACGCCCGGGGGAACATCAAAGAAGAATCGGATTACTATCCCTTCGGCGGCGAGCGCGTCATCACCGACCTCGGCATTGGCAACAACTACAAGTTCACCGGCAAAGAACGCGACGCAGAAACCCAGCTCGATTACTTCGGGGCGCGGTACTACGGAAATGCGATTGGGCGCTTTATAACGCCCGATCCACTCGGTGGGCATTACGAAGACCCGCAGACTCTCAACAAGTACGCTTACGTTAGAAACAATCCAACGACTCTGACCGATCCAACGGGGCTGGACATCTGGCTCCAAGGCTGCGGCAAAGACAGCAGTACCTGCCAGAAGAATTACGTCGGCACCACTGACGACAAGGGGAACTTTACTCGCACGCACCTAACCGGCGACCAGACGGGCGACGCGACGCTAGGGACGCACGGTATCACCGTCACGCAAAACGGCAAAAAATACGAGGGGGTTTGGGATACGAACAAGGGTGAGAACGGAACAGTAACCGTTGCGGGTGAAGGCGCTCTCAAAGGGTACAACGCTGACGTGAATGGCAACTGCGGCGGAACCTGTGTAGCGAGCGGAGCAATCAAGAGCACCGATCCCAACGCCGGGAATATTACCAAGGCTCTCTTCGGCGTCTTGGACGCTAAAGGAAGCGGCTACGTGAAGAATGCGGGCACTGATGGAATGAACTTCTTCCATCCTGGCGCTACGAACTTCCGTGGACATTCCAATGGTGACTAG